In one Diabrotica virgifera virgifera chromosome 7, PGI_DIABVI_V3a genomic region, the following are encoded:
- the LOC126888273 gene encoding uncharacterized protein LOC126888273, with amino-acid sequence MKRGALMVKMAMSMNPTQHENSGESSNDTAGSPISIATVESPSTLYTNQQYYGDLGELRCLHSPVHQEQQYCQLETPIEQQFSQHYNQYYDLPIPTSISLLVPEAEQYRQSPNNCLGYCSPLDNVIDLQTSIEQPRLQQRDEAKDSHNPTPSVVNFATRVLQEQVLQHQDDITRPSTSTGKLLPTISHQTDENSDPYATDGSSDVDFNPNDFDLDQQDALVSEEKIPDITKSRKRKRNPDNWRRNRIKKLRNSGKAYVNWKSKQVSERIMKPPCPTTCRLKCQTKFQEKHRVQIFQDFWKLGDINYQREFVLRNLTVKPTKHPRKKKDAVELPEGDTCESRRKLSYFYTFPQENCPVNTIKVCQTFFLNTLGISHQIVKTVVKKTHHSNSISPQADLRGKVQCNSRLPKHFKDSVRHHIKSFALIESHYCRKNSTKKYLPPDLNISKMYRLYKTYCSDNNINTIASYAIYREVFNNEFNLGFFIPKKDQCDFCNKLSNSSPSEKEELRSAMEAHLKNKDLSRANKELDKERAKTDNSFCMAIYDLQKTLLCPKAEVSLLYYRRKLACYNLTVYDAANKQGYCYMWPESLACRGACEIGSCILSFIDEMVRNGIKEFSFYSDNCTGQNRNRFIYCLYMYCAAKYGVKITHSFLEKGHTQNECDSVHGVIERAAKKIPIFSPQQWYTLARTACKVRPYKIKEMAQADFYDLKDLLAKTTKNWDKTELGCKVIFNNLKVIMVDPKCPNQLNVKYSFEEDFIKINTLELKRSHQKLDSLETYQLRMLRSSPVPIPAAKYKDLLFLCENKVIPTEYHNFFTNLQASNIPEQETDED; translated from the exons ATGAAACGAG GTGCGTTAATGGTAAAAATGGCCATGTCTATGAATCCAACACAACATGAGAATTCTGGAGAATCAAGTAATGATACGGCAGGTAGTCCCATATCTATAGCTACGGTAGAAAGCCCTTCCACATTGTATACTAACCAGCAGTACTACGGAGATCTAGGTGAATTAAGATGTCTACACTCTCCCGTACACCAAGAACAACAGTATTGCCAGCTCGAGACACCGATAGAACAGCAGTTTTCCCAACATTATAATCAATATTACGACTTACCAATACCTACCTCCATAAGCCTACTAGTACCTGAAGCAGAGCAGTATCGCCAATCTCCGAATAATTGTTTGGGTTATTGTTCACCTCTAGATAACGTCATAGATCTTCAAACATCCATCGAACAACCACGGTTGCAGCAACGTGATGAAGCTAAAGATTCCCATAATCCTACACCTAGCGTTGTAAATTTTGCAACACGTGTCCTTCAAGAGCAGGTCCTTCAGCACCAAGATGATATTACGCGTCCATCCACATCTACCGGTAAGCTTTTACCGACCATCTCACATCAAACTGATGAAAATAGTGACCCATATGCTACAGATGGAAGCTCAGATGTTGATTTTAATCCAAATGATTTTGATTTAGACCAGCAGGATGCCCTAGTGTCTGAGGAAAAAATACCAGATATCACCAAGTCTCGTAAGCGAAAAAGAAACCCAGATAATTGGAGGAGAAATAGAATAAAGAAATTACGAAACTCCGGCAAGGCCTATGTAAATTGGAAGTCTAAACAGGTTTCAGAAAGGATTATGAAACCGCCATGTCCCACAACATGCAGACTTAAATGTCAAACGAAATTTCAGGAAAAACATCGCGTCcagatttttcaagatttttggaaATTGGGAGATATTAATTATCAGAGAGAATTTGTTTTGCGGAACTTAACTGTGAAGCCTACAAAACACCCCAGAAAAAAGAAGGATGCAGTTGAGCTTCCAGAAGGTGATACTTGTGAAAGTCGTAGAAAGCTGTCGTATTTTTATACTTTTCCACAAGAGAATTGTCCAGTCAACACAATCAAGGTATGTCAaacatttttcttaaataccctGGGAATAAGTCATCAAATCGTCAAAACAGTAGTTAAAAAAACTCATCATTCAAATTCAATATCGCCACAAGCAGATTTACGAGGTAAAGTACAATGTAATTCTCGATTGCCAAAACATTTTAAGGATTCAGTACGACATCATATTAAGTCATTTGCTTTGATTGAAAGCCATTATTGCAGAAAAAATAGCACTAAAAAATATTTGCCACCTGACCTCAATATCAGCAAAATGTACCGTTTATATAAAACATATTGCAGTGATAACAATATAAATACCATAGCTTCTTATGCTATATATAGAGAGGTATTTAACAATGAATTTAATTTGGGTTTTTTCATTCCCAAAAAAGACCAGTGCGATTTTTGCAACAAATTGTCTAATTCTTCTCCGTCAGAAAAGGAAGAACTTCGTTCTGCAATGGAAGCTCATCTTAAAAACAAGGACTTATctagagcaaataaagaactagATAAAGAGAGGGCTAAAACTGATAATTCGTTTTGCATGGCTATATACGACTTACAAAAAACATTGTTATGTCCTAAAGCTGAAGTATCTCTCCTCTACTATAGACGTAAGCTTGCATGTTACAATCTGACTGTGTACGATGCTGCTAACAAACAGGGATACTGCTACATGTGGCCAGAATCGCTAGCATGTAGGGGTGCTTGTGAAATCGGTAGTTGCATATTAAGTTTCATTGACGAAATGGTACGAAATGGAATTAAGGAATTCAGTTTCTATAGTGACAACTGCACTGGACAAAATCGCAATCGATTTATATATTGTCTGTACATGTATTGTGCCGCCAAATATGGTGTTAAAATTACTCACAGTTTTCTAGAAAAGGGACATACACAAAATGAGTGCGACTCCGTACATGGGGTTATCGAAAGAGCTgcaaaaaaaatccctatatttaGTCCACAGCAGTGGTACACATTAGCAAGGACTGCGTGTAAAGTGCGACCTTATAAAATTAAAGAAATGGCTCAGGCGGACTTTTACGATTTAAAGGACCTGTTAGCCAAAACTACAAAAaattgggataaaactgaacttGGTTGCAAAGTCATATTTAATAATTTGAAAGTTATTATGGTTGACCCAAAATGCCCAAACCAACTTAACGTTAAATATAGTTTTGAAgaagattttataaaaattaatactCTGGAATTGAAAAGGAGCCACCAAAAGTTAGACTCATTAGAGACCTATCAACTTAGAATGTTAAGAAGCTCACCAGTTCCAATTCCTGCCGCGAAATATAAAGACTTATTATTTTTGTGTGAAAACAAGGTTATACCTACGGAATACCATAACTTTTTCACTAATCTTCAAGCTAGTAACATTCCCGAACAGGAAACTGACGAAGATTAA